One genomic region from Jilunia laotingensis encodes:
- a CDS encoding T9SS-dependent choice-of-anchor J family protein, whose product MKKYYLYLIVFALMVTLGNVGAYAQLQSKTGKRDAMGLKYPGASDVQKKGWRTLSSTHQRKHASASMMKIDGNKELWGFLIVDETEDYVPGLGTFPLTNPTQFTTHYFSEVDVSSGAGVDGIMYMQHKSFTFPISFVSVDLLTGEEKELKAYEKNDPIFMDMTYNYTTETMYAVGYNSDAEATFLYTIDLKTGDFKEVFALSYDLITLAADNKGNMFGVSQDGDLCQIMLDEKYVECVGFTNEFPMYLQSMDFDKEDNTLYWAGFTEDGNGFLATIDMESGEATRIIDPLGNNAEIVALYVPTASVEPDAPEAVKDLLIEPGEKGALTVSLSWVNPEYTVAGDELTTLSKIEIYRGEELVHTIDNPVPGAKADWTDQLKQNGYVAYKLLPFNEVGEGKAVKTDQTFVGQDVPVAVTEPLLIKEDDKNEAHISWKAPTTGVNGGWLDVASLKYDVIRYPDKKEVAKDLAETSYVDQSINKFSAYYYQIIPKTVGGEGKPAETNKLFIGDASMSLPYSCDFSTEDLRNLWIIEDANGDGYTWEFGNNYKATKDWFLEYNVYNYDEPPYIQADEWFFSAPFTFEAGKSYILKFRVRLGGDLAQEKFRATLCTDARHDAMVKVIGDYTDLNDQDFQEVAASFKVDETGEYHIGFQCYSDPDQWMIQITDISLRESFAKDMEAIVIKGLTAPVQNDATSYEVTVRNEGLENVSTYRVEVVDEDLNVLGANNVNRELAPQQTLTVEVKATMPQTGQKHLNGRVVLEGDANAGNDVSPALSVEVLSGDQLSWEYVGSKAEMSFSPNCPFATDMPYSRSQTLYLPSDLKFSEGTIEKLVYYYYISPNFGVAAQDVKIRVWLANTDMDNLKDSYVPDEEFTKVFDGSVSLDQQNNVLLIDLDEPFKYTGKNLCVFVERTGEEFTKYKGNNFLYTTDEDVLGEGRTRYYISEDAPYTSSVESGNSARMPNISLLINGKILSSIQTPEKKNRISVYPNPVVDRLHISGEFTEAELFSINGASVKVIDESMSEVDMTGFAKGVYFLKVKTESTVETHKIVVK is encoded by the coding sequence ATGAAGAAATACTATCTTTATTTGATTGTTTTTGCTTTGATGGTGACATTGGGTAATGTTGGCGCATATGCGCAATTGCAAAGTAAAACCGGAAAACGTGATGCGATGGGGTTAAAATACCCGGGTGCTTCTGATGTGCAAAAGAAAGGTTGGAGAACCCTTTCTTCCACTCATCAACGAAAGCACGCCAGTGCTTCAATGATGAAAATCGATGGCAATAAGGAATTATGGGGATTTCTTATCGTTGATGAAACTGAGGATTATGTGCCGGGTCTGGGGACATTTCCTTTGACGAATCCTACTCAGTTTACCACCCATTACTTTTCAGAAGTAGATGTATCTTCCGGTGCAGGTGTGGATGGGATAATGTATATGCAGCATAAGTCCTTTACTTTTCCTATTTCGTTTGTTTCGGTGGATCTGTTGACCGGTGAAGAAAAAGAGCTAAAGGCCTATGAGAAAAATGATCCTATTTTCATGGATATGACTTATAATTATACTACTGAAACAATGTATGCTGTTGGGTATAATTCTGATGCCGAAGCTACCTTCTTATATACAATAGACTTGAAGACGGGAGATTTCAAAGAAGTATTTGCACTTAGCTATGATTTGATTACATTGGCGGCAGATAATAAAGGCAATATGTTCGGTGTCAGCCAGGATGGGGATTTGTGCCAGATCATGCTAGATGAAAAATATGTGGAATGTGTTGGCTTCACGAATGAGTTTCCCATGTATTTGCAGTCTATGGATTTTGACAAGGAAGATAATACCTTGTATTGGGCGGGCTTTACGGAAGACGGTAACGGCTTCTTGGCAACTATCGACATGGAAAGCGGAGAAGCTACCCGTATTATCGATCCGTTGGGAAATAATGCCGAGATAGTCGCTTTATATGTGCCTACTGCTTCGGTGGAACCGGATGCGCCTGAAGCTGTGAAAGATTTGTTGATTGAGCCGGGTGAAAAGGGTGCCTTGACGGTCAGCTTATCTTGGGTAAACCCGGAATATACCGTTGCAGGTGATGAGTTGACCACTCTTTCTAAAATTGAAATATATAGAGGAGAAGAACTGGTACATACCATCGATAATCCTGTGCCCGGTGCGAAAGCAGATTGGACGGATCAATTGAAACAAAACGGTTATGTGGCTTATAAATTGCTTCCGTTTAATGAAGTCGGAGAGGGAAAAGCAGTAAAAACAGACCAGACATTTGTCGGTCAGGATGTTCCCGTTGCTGTTACAGAACCGTTACTGATAAAAGAAGATGATAAAAATGAGGCACATATCAGCTGGAAAGCACCTACTACAGGGGTCAACGGAGGTTGGTTGGATGTAGCAAGCCTTAAATATGACGTAATTCGTTACCCCGATAAGAAAGAAGTGGCGAAGGATCTGGCAGAGACTTCCTATGTGGATCAGTCTATAAATAAGTTCAGTGCTTATTATTACCAGATCATCCCGAAGACGGTTGGCGGAGAGGGTAAACCGGCAGAAACAAATAAGCTGTTTATCGGTGATGCTTCAATGAGCCTGCCCTACAGTTGTGATTTCAGTACGGAAGATTTACGTAATTTATGGATCATCGAGGATGCAAACGGTGATGGCTATACTTGGGAGTTTGGCAATAATTATAAGGCAACGAAAGATTGGTTCCTCGAATATAACGTTTATAATTATGATGAACCTCCATATATTCAAGCGGACGAGTGGTTCTTCTCTGCTCCGTTTACGTTTGAGGCAGGTAAAAGCTACATATTGAAGTTCCGGGTACGTCTGGGAGGAGATTTGGCACAGGAGAAATTCAGGGCTACTTTATGTACGGATGCCCGCCACGATGCAATGGTGAAGGTCATCGGTGATTATACAGATTTGAATGATCAAGATTTCCAGGAAGTTGCCGCAAGTTTCAAGGTGGATGAAACGGGAGAGTATCATATCGGGTTCCAATGTTATTCCGATCCTGACCAGTGGATGATCCAGATTACGGATATTTCGTTACGGGAATCGTTCGCTAAAGATATGGAAGCTATTGTAATCAAAGGTCTCACGGCTCCTGTGCAGAATGACGCGACTTCATATGAAGTGACGGTACGCAACGAAGGACTTGAAAATGTATCTACTTATCGGGTGGAAGTTGTGGACGAAGACTTGAATGTGTTGGGAGCAAACAATGTAAACCGTGAATTGGCTCCTCAACAAACACTGACGGTGGAAGTAAAGGCTACCATGCCACAGACCGGACAGAAACATTTGAATGGTCGTGTAGTACTTGAAGGAGATGCCAATGCGGGCAATGATGTTTCACCGGCTTTGAGTGTGGAAGTCCTATCCGGAGATCAATTGAGTTGGGAGTATGTAGGCTCGAAGGCTGAAATGTCATTTTCTCCGAACTGTCCGTTTGCCACCGATATGCCATACAGCCGTTCCCAAACATTGTACTTGCCTTCTGATTTGAAATTCTCTGAAGGTACCATAGAGAAGCTGGTTTACTATTATTATATTTCTCCTAATTTCGGAGTGGCGGCACAGGATGTGAAGATTCGCGTATGGTTGGCTAATACGGATATGGATAATCTTAAGGATTCCTATGTACCCGATGAAGAGTTTACGAAAGTATTTGATGGAAGTGTATCGCTGGATCAGCAGAATAATGTGTTGTTAATTGACTTGGATGAGCCATTCAAGTATACAGGAAAGAATCTGTGTGTGTTTGTGGAACGTACCGGTGAGGAATTCACAAAATACAAAGGTAATAATTTCCTTTATACGACAGATGAAGACGTACTTGGAGAGGGACGTACAAGATATTATATCAGTGAAGATGCACCTTATACTTCATCCGTAGAGAGTGGAAACAGTGCCAGAATGCCGAATATTTCTTTGCTAATCAATGGTAAGATTCTCTCTTCCATCCAAACACCGGAAAAGAAGAACCGAATAAGTGTTTACCCGAATCCGGTCGTTGATAGATTGCATATCTCAGGTGAGTTTACCGAGGCGGAATTGTTCTCCATCAACGGAGCTTCCGTAAAAGTCATCGATGAATCCATGTCGGAAGTTGATATGACGGGATTCGCCAAAGGAGTTTATTTCTTGAAGGTGAAGACCGAATCTACGGTTGAAACTCATAAGATTGTAGTGAAATAA
- a CDS encoding HAD family hydrolase, which yields MFQKEIHLKAVLFDMDGVLFNSMPYHSAAWHETMQAHGLNLSREEAYLHEGRTGAGTINIVCQRQFGRNATQEEIENIYREKSEVFNRYPEPEPMPGAWELLQKIKAAGLIPMVVTGSGQRSLLDRLEHNFPGMFHQELMVTAFDVKHGKPDPEPYLMALEKGGLKANEAVVIENAPLGVQAGVAAGIFTIAVNTGPLDDQILLDEGANALFPSMQALCNGWESFIESIEQNIDRK from the coding sequence ATGTTCCAAAAAGAAATACATTTAAAAGCCGTACTATTCGACATGGACGGCGTTCTATTCAATTCTATGCCTTACCACTCCGCTGCCTGGCATGAAACGATGCAAGCCCACGGGCTCAACCTCAGTCGTGAAGAAGCATATCTGCATGAAGGACGTACCGGTGCAGGCACCATTAATATTGTCTGCCAACGTCAGTTCGGCCGCAACGCTACTCAAGAGGAGATAGAAAATATTTACCGGGAAAAAAGTGAAGTATTCAACCGTTACCCTGAACCTGAACCTATGCCGGGTGCTTGGGAATTATTGCAAAAAATAAAAGCAGCCGGCCTGATACCGATGGTAGTTACCGGTTCCGGACAACGTTCATTGTTAGACCGCCTTGAACATAATTTCCCGGGAATGTTCCACCAAGAACTGATGGTGACCGCTTTCGATGTAAAACATGGCAAGCCCGATCCGGAGCCTTATCTGATGGCATTGGAGAAAGGAGGGTTGAAAGCCAACGAAGCAGTCGTAATAGAAAATGCTCCTTTAGGTGTACAAGCAGGTGTGGCAGCCGGCATCTTTACCATAGCTGTCAACACCGGCCCTTTGGATGACCAAATATTACTGGACGAAGGGGCCAATGCATTATTTCCATCGATGCAGGCACTCTGCAACGGATGGGAAAGCTTCATCGAAAGCATTGAACAGAATATCGATAGGAAGTAA
- the asnA gene encoding aspartate--ammonia ligase — protein MSYLIKPQNYKPLLDLKQTELGIKQIKEFFQMNLSSELRLRRVTAPLFVLKGMGINDDLNGIERPVSFPIKDLGDAQAEVVHSLAKWKRLTLAEYHIEPGYGIYTDMNAIRSDEELGNLHSLYVDQWDWERVMTNEERTVEFLKEIVNRIYAAMIRTEYMVYEMFPQIKPCLPKKLHFIHAEELRQIYPDLEPKDREHAICQKYRAVFIIGIGCKLSDGKKHDGRAPDYDDYTTQGLNDLPGLNGDLLLWDDVLDRSIELSSMGIRVDKEALLRQVKEENQEQRLELYFHKRLLNDTLPLSIGGGIGQSRLCMFYLRKAHIGEIQASIWPEEMRKECDALDIHLI, from the coding sequence ATGAGTTATCTTATAAAACCACAGAATTACAAACCTCTGTTAGACTTGAAGCAGACCGAACTCGGAATTAAACAGATTAAAGAGTTCTTTCAGATGAATTTATCATCCGAACTGCGTCTGCGTCGTGTCACCGCCCCACTTTTTGTACTTAAAGGAATGGGTATCAACGATGACCTCAACGGTATTGAACGTCCGGTTTCCTTCCCTATCAAAGACCTGGGAGACGCCCAGGCGGAAGTTGTACACTCGCTCGCTAAATGGAAAAGGCTGACACTGGCCGAATATCACATAGAACCCGGGTATGGCATATATACGGACATGAATGCCATCCGTTCGGACGAAGAATTAGGCAATTTACACTCTCTCTATGTGGATCAATGGGACTGGGAACGTGTCATGACAAACGAAGAACGAACTGTAGAGTTCCTGAAAGAAATAGTGAATCGCATCTATGCAGCCATGATCCGAACGGAGTACATGGTATACGAAATGTTCCCACAAATCAAACCTTGCCTGCCTAAAAAGTTGCATTTTATCCATGCAGAAGAATTACGCCAGATATATCCCGACTTGGAACCTAAAGACCGTGAACACGCTATTTGCCAGAAATACCGAGCGGTGTTTATCATCGGCATCGGTTGCAAGCTAAGCGATGGCAAAAAACATGACGGACGGGCACCGGACTACGATGATTATACGACGCAAGGACTCAATGACTTACCCGGACTCAACGGTGATCTTTTGCTTTGGGACGATGTATTAGATCGTTCCATCGAATTATCGTCCATGGGTATCCGTGTCGATAAGGAGGCATTGTTACGTCAAGTGAAAGAGGAAAACCAGGAACAACGCCTGGAACTTTATTTCCATAAACGCCTGCTGAATGACACGCTTCCTCTCTCGATAGGTGGTGGTATCGGACAATCACGCCTCTGCATGTTCTATTTGCGTAAAGCCCACATCGGAGAAATTCAAGCCAGCATCTGGCCTGAGGAGATGCGTAAAGAATGTGATGCACTCGACATACATCTTATATAG
- a CDS encoding glucose-6-phosphate isomerase, whose product MIKLNIEKTFGFISKESVDAYAAEVKAAQETLEQGTGKGNDFLGWLHLPSSITPEHLADLKATAQVLRDNCEVVIVAGIGGSYLGARAVIEALSNSFTWLQDKKTAPVMIYAGHNISEDYLFELTEYLKDKKFGVINISKSGTTTETALAFRLLKKQCEDQRGKETARKVIVAITDPKKGAARITADKEGYKSFIIPDNVGGRFSVLTPVGLLPIAVAGFDIEKLVAGAADMEKACGAHVPFTENPAAIYAATRNDLYKNGKKIEILVNFSPKLHYVSEWWKQLYGESEGKDNKGIFPAAVDFSTDLHSMGQWIQEGERTIFETVISVEKVEHKLEVPTDEANLDGLNFLAGKRVDEVNKMAELGTQLAHVDGGVPNIRIVLPELTEYNIGGLMYFFEKACGISGYLLGVNPFNQPGVEAYKKNMFALLNKPGYEEESKAIQARL is encoded by the coding sequence ATGATCAAATTAAACATTGAAAAGACATTCGGATTCATCTCCAAAGAATCTGTAGATGCCTACGCAGCAGAAGTAAAAGCTGCACAGGAAACATTGGAGCAGGGCACTGGCAAAGGGAATGATTTTCTGGGATGGCTGCATCTGCCGTCGTCTATCACTCCTGAACATCTGGCCGACTTGAAAGCGACCGCTCAGGTATTACGCGACAACTGTGAAGTGGTTATCGTTGCCGGCATCGGTGGTAGTTACCTGGGAGCGCGTGCCGTGATCGAAGCTCTGTCAAACAGCTTCACCTGGCTGCAAGACAAAAAGACAGCCCCGGTAATGATCTATGCCGGACACAACATCAGTGAAGACTATCTGTTCGAATTGACGGAATACCTGAAAGACAAGAAATTCGGTGTAATCAATATCTCTAAATCGGGCACTACTACCGAAACCGCCCTCGCTTTCCGCCTGCTGAAAAAGCAATGCGAAGACCAACGCGGCAAAGAAACGGCACGAAAGGTAATCGTTGCCATCACCGACCCTAAAAAAGGTGCGGCACGTATCACAGCCGACAAAGAAGGATATAAATCATTCATCATCCCCGACAACGTAGGCGGGCGTTTCTCCGTACTTACCCCGGTAGGTTTGCTGCCAATTGCCGTTGCCGGATTCGACATCGAGAAATTGGTTGCCGGTGCTGCCGATATGGAGAAAGCTTGTGGCGCACACGTACCGTTCACCGAAAATCCTGCCGCCATCTACGCTGCTACCCGTAACGATCTCTATAAAAACGGAAAGAAGATCGAAATCCTCGTTAACTTCTCTCCGAAGCTACACTACGTAAGCGAATGGTGGAAACAGCTGTACGGTGAATCGGAAGGTAAAGACAACAAAGGTATTTTCCCGGCAGCCGTTGACTTCTCTACCGACCTGCACTCCATGGGACAATGGATTCAGGAAGGCGAACGCACCATCTTCGAGACAGTGATCTCCGTAGAAAAGGTGGAACACAAGCTGGAAGTACCTACAGATGAAGCCAATCTGGACGGCTTGAACTTCCTTGCCGGTAAGCGTGTTGACGAAGTGAACAAGATGGCTGAATTGGGAACCCAATTGGCTCATGTGGACGGTGGCGTACCTAACATCCGCATTGTACTTCCCGAACTAACGGAATACAACATCGGTGGCCTTATGTATTTCTTCGAAAAAGCATGCGGCATCAGCGGCTATCTGCTTGGCGTAAATCCATTCAACCAACCGGGCGTGGAAGCATACAAAAAGAACATGTTTGCATTGCTGAACAAACCTGGATACGAAGAAGAATCAAAAGCCATACAAGCAAGACTGTAA
- a CDS encoding NAD(P)H-dependent glycerol-3-phosphate dehydrogenase: MKLPGKIAIMGGGSWATAIAKMFLSQEDSINWYMRRDDRIADFKRLGHNPAYLTGVKFDMKRINFSSNINDIVKESDTLVFVTPSPYLKAHLKKLKTRIKDKFIITAIKGIVPDDNLIVSEYFTKEYGVPPENIAVLAGPCHAEEVALERLSYLTLACPDKDKARIFARRLGSSYIKTSVSDDVAGIEYSSVLKNVYAIAAGICSGLKYGDNFQAVLISNAIQEMRRFLDTVHPLNRNVDESVYLGDLLVTGYSNFSRNRTFGTMIGKGYSVKSAQIEMEMIAEGYYGTKCIKEINKHHHVNMPILDAVYNILYERISPMIEIKLLTDSFR, from the coding sequence ATGAAACTACCTGGTAAGATAGCGATAATGGGCGGTGGAAGCTGGGCCACAGCCATAGCCAAGATGTTTCTCTCACAAGAGGATTCCATCAACTGGTATATGCGCCGTGACGACCGCATAGCCGACTTCAAACGGCTCGGACACAATCCGGCTTACCTCACGGGCGTGAAGTTCGACATGAAACGCATCAATTTCAGTTCGAACATCAATGACATTGTGAAGGAATCGGATACACTTGTCTTTGTCACCCCCTCCCCTTACTTGAAGGCTCACTTGAAAAAGCTGAAAACCCGCATTAAGGATAAGTTCATCATTACCGCCATCAAAGGAATCGTCCCCGATGACAATCTTATCGTGTCGGAGTACTTCACGAAAGAGTATGGCGTGCCGCCCGAGAATATCGCTGTATTGGCAGGTCCCTGCCACGCAGAAGAAGTGGCTCTGGAACGTCTCTCCTACCTCACCCTTGCCTGCCCCGACAAAGACAAAGCACGCATCTTTGCCCGCCGCCTGGGAAGCAGCTATATAAAAACTTCCGTCAGCGATGACGTTGCGGGAATCGAATACAGCTCCGTACTGAAAAACGTCTACGCCATCGCAGCAGGCATTTGCAGCGGACTGAAATACGGTGATAACTTTCAAGCCGTACTCATCTCCAACGCCATTCAGGAAATGCGCCGTTTTCTCGACACAGTTCATCCATTGAACCGAAACGTAGACGAATCTGTTTATCTGGGGGACTTACTGGTGACGGGCTATTCCAACTTCAGCCGTAACCGCACATTCGGCACCATGATCGGCAAAGGATATTCGGTGAAGAGCGCCCAAATAGAAATGGAAATGATAGCTGAAGGATACTACGGAACCAAGTGCATCAAAGAGATAAACAAGCATCACCATGTGAACATGCCGATACTCGATGCCGTATACAATATCCTGTACGAACGCATTTCACCCATGATCGAGATCAAGTTGCTGACTGATTCATTCAGATAA
- a CDS encoding tetratricopeptide repeat protein gives MTTYKTIHIYFFIFFLLPIHLYGKEKTHQDSIKRFDSLCVEITENQNIDITKTDSLVNELSALAQNLGNDPEFRSRVIYHQVSSSYISEQIPQLETQDIRTVMQHCDSVHHPFEYGLLYFSLSMVKNLSNEYPGALNCGLKALEFMEKANNQEYIAKINYSISNLFKTIGEYNNSITYARKSLNYYEAQQKKKECLSTLLGIYTTTYYLGEKEKAIRLITELLPAIEATNDTYLQLAAYTNLGSCLAQNEQKDLSFKYYRKALELSNSINNEYAKISILQNIGGYYLRINQADSCQKYLKQVKRYYLRHNIPNRLMGTYVGLALSFSQKHQFDSAFHYFTEYDSIRNLLLDNERLSLVNRTEAKYMLANYQNQLKLAQDEYIIKKKQTTIVILSGTGIILVILLTLLIVIKQKKIVFQQKELKEMENRQLNEKLLHEKNLSQLQKQEFTQTIDSRNREISTSLLLLSNKNLVLSKILQMTESCDGQKSDIEKYRKEVEALIKNCLSFDEEWNEFKLHFEQVHPLFFTKLKHLSKDMTENELRLCAYIKIGMRAKEIAQLLSVSPDSVKMSRYRLKKKLDIAGETSIDDFLRNL, from the coding sequence ATGACAACCTACAAAACAATACACATCTATTTTTTCATTTTCTTCTTGCTTCCCATACATCTTTATGGCAAAGAAAAGACACATCAAGACAGTATCAAACGATTTGATTCCCTCTGTGTTGAAATAACCGAGAACCAAAATATAGACATAACCAAGACCGATTCTCTAGTAAATGAATTATCAGCTCTTGCGCAAAATTTAGGAAACGATCCGGAGTTTCGTTCGCGAGTCATTTATCATCAGGTTTCTTCTTCGTACATCTCCGAGCAGATTCCACAACTGGAAACACAAGATATACGCACCGTCATGCAACACTGCGATAGCGTCCATCATCCTTTTGAATACGGTCTGCTGTATTTTTCCTTATCGATGGTCAAAAACCTCTCCAATGAATATCCCGGTGCCTTGAACTGCGGACTGAAAGCATTGGAATTTATGGAAAAGGCAAACAATCAGGAATACATAGCGAAAATCAACTACTCCATCAGTAATCTATTCAAGACAATAGGCGAATACAATAACTCTATCACTTATGCACGCAAATCATTGAACTATTATGAGGCACAGCAAAAAAAGAAAGAATGCCTGAGTACATTACTGGGCATCTATACAACAACGTATTATTTAGGCGAGAAAGAGAAAGCGATCCGCCTCATAACAGAACTTCTCCCTGCAATAGAGGCAACGAATGATACCTATCTCCAATTAGCAGCCTATACTAATCTCGGTTCGTGCCTGGCTCAAAATGAACAAAAAGATTTGTCATTCAAATATTACCGAAAGGCATTGGAACTTTCGAATTCTATAAACAATGAATATGCTAAAATATCAATCCTCCAAAATATAGGTGGCTATTACCTACGTATCAATCAAGCCGACTCCTGCCAGAAATACCTGAAACAGGTAAAAAGATATTATCTCCGGCACAACATACCGAATCGACTGATGGGAACCTATGTGGGACTCGCCCTCTCTTTTTCGCAAAAGCACCAATTCGACAGTGCTTTCCACTATTTTACCGAATATGATTCTATCCGAAACTTATTACTGGACAATGAGCGACTCTCTCTCGTCAACCGGACAGAGGCTAAATATATGTTGGCGAACTATCAGAACCAGCTCAAACTGGCACAAGATGAATATATAATAAAAAAGAAGCAAACAACCATTGTCATACTGTCGGGAACCGGAATTATCCTCGTCATACTGTTGACTTTACTGATTGTCATCAAACAGAAAAAAATCGTATTCCAACAGAAAGAACTGAAAGAGATGGAGAACAGGCAACTGAATGAAAAACTGCTTCATGAAAAGAACCTTTCTCAACTCCAAAAGCAGGAATTCACTCAAACGATCGATTCAAGAAACCGGGAAATCAGTACTTCCCTCTTACTGTTATCCAACAAGAACCTTGTACTGAGTAAAATACTCCAAATGACAGAGAGCTGTGATGGACAAAAAAGCGATATCGAGAAATATAGAAAGGAAGTGGAAGCACTGATTAAAAACTGTTTAAGTTTCGATGAAGAGTGGAATGAATTCAAGCTTCACTTTGAACAGGTACACCCTCTTTTCTTCACAAAGCTCAAACATCTATCGAAAGACATGACAGAAAACGAATTACGGCTTTGCGCCTATATAAAGATAGGAATGAGAGCCAAGGAAATAGCACAACTTCTGTCCGTTTCGCCTGACAGCGTGAAAATGAGCCGTTATCGGCTAAAAAAGAAACTTGACATTGCCGGTGAGACATCCATAGACGATTTCCTTCGCAATCTCTGA
- a CDS encoding DUF5035 domain-containing protein gives MKKLLLASLLPLTLASCSDTAESPVIEITGFFINDNPVDYSREMEVLPVLKVNDEVTVSLKLDGNGEDLNTFIVKEEQEQLYIEDFQLPVQGVSSDKNFTKLEEGIVGFENGVRQVEVTVKARVQSVTDEDAILSFYLFSRAECDGAQQEIELKTEEVEEASFIAIGR, from the coding sequence ATGAAAAAACTACTTCTTGCATCGCTATTGCCATTGACCTTAGCTTCATGTTCGGACACGGCTGAGAGTCCTGTTATTGAGATAACGGGGTTCTTCATTAATGATAATCCGGTTGATTACAGTCGTGAGATGGAGGTTCTGCCTGTACTAAAAGTGAATGATGAAGTCACCGTTTCGCTGAAATTGGATGGGAACGGAGAAGATCTGAACACTTTTATCGTAAAGGAGGAACAGGAACAGTTATATATCGAAGATTTCCAGTTGCCGGTTCAGGGTGTCTCTTCAGACAAGAACTTTACTAAATTGGAGGAAGGGATTGTCGGATTCGAAAACGGTGTTCGACAAGTGGAAGTGACGGTGAAGGCACGGGTACAATCGGTTACTGATGAAGATGCCATACTTTCGTTTTATCTGTTCTCGAGAGCTGAATGTGATGGTGCCCAGCAAGAAATAGAATTGAAAACGGAAGAGGTGGAAGAGGCTTCTTTCATTGCAATCGGAAGATAG